In the genome of Oncorhynchus gorbuscha isolate QuinsamMale2020 ecotype Even-year linkage group LG05, OgorEven_v1.0, whole genome shotgun sequence, the window agagtggttgtctcagggtgttagagaatacccagagtcattgtctcagggtgttagagaatacccagagtggttgtctcagggtgttagagaatacccagagtggtaGTGTTGACCTTTAGAGGGCAGTTGGCTTGACCTTTGAGGAGCAGTAGCGTTGACCTTTAAGGGGCAGTAGTGTTGAACTTTAAGGGGCAGTCGTGTTGAACTTTAAGGGGCAGTCGTGTTGACCATAAAAGGGCAGTTGACTTGACCTTTAAGGGACAGTAGCGTTGACCTTTAAGGGGCAGTTGTCTTGACCTTTAAGGGGCAGTTGTCTTGACATTTAAGGGGCAGTAGCATTGAACTTTAAGGGGCAGTTGTCTTGACCTTTAAGGGGCAGTAGCATTGACCTTTAAGGGGCAGTAGCATTGACCTTTAAGGGGCAGTAGCATTGACCTTTAAGGGGCAGTAGCATTGACCTTTAAGGGGCAGTAGCATTGACCTTTAAGGGGCAGTAGCATTGACCTTTAAGGGGCAGTAGCGTTGACCTTTAAGGGGCAGTAGCGTTGACCTTTAAGGGGCAGTAGCATTGACCTTTAAGGGGCAGTAGCATTGACCTTTAAGGGGCAGTAGCATTGACCTTTAAGGGGAAGTAGCATTGACCTTTAAGGGGCAGTAGCATTGACCTTTAAGGGGCAGTAGCATTGACCTTTAAGGGGCAGTAGCATTGACCTTTAAGGGGCAGTAGCGTTGACCTTTAAGGGGCAGTAGCGTTGACCGTATGTCTCCGATCCAGACTAGTGCGTTAggcagtgtgagtgtgagtgtgttgcATGCCAAAGGAGATATCACCTAGAGGCTGCCATTTAGTGGTGATATCACCTAGAGGCTGCCATTTAGTGGTGATGTCACCTAGAGGCTGCCATTTAGTGGTGATATCACCTAGAGGCTGCCATTTAGTGGTGATGTCACCTAGAGGCTGCCATTTAGTGGTGATATCACCTAGAGGCTGCCATTTAGTGGTGATATCACCTAGAGGCTGCCATTTAGTGGTGATATCACCTAGAGGCTGCCATTTAGTGGTGATATCACCTAGAGGCTGCCATTTAGTGGAGATATCACCTAGAGGCTGCCATTTAGTGGTGATGTCACCTAGAGGCTGCCATTTAGTGGTGATATCACCTAGAGGCTGCCATTTAGTGGTGATGTCACCTAGAGGCTGCCATTTAGTGGTGATATCACCTAGAGGCTGCCATTTAGTGGTGATATCACCTAGAGGCTGCCATTTAGTGGAGATATCACCTAGAGGCTGCCATTTAGTGGTGATATCACCTAGAGGCTGCCATTTAGTGGATATATCACCTAGAGGCTGCCATTTAGTGGATATATCACATAGAGGCTGCCATTTAGTGGTGATATCACCTAGAGGCTGCCATTTAGTGGTGATATCACCTAGAGGCTGCCATTTAGTGGTGATATCACCTAGAGGCTGCCATTTAGTGGTGATATCACCTAGAGGCTGCCATTTAGTGGTGATATCACCTAGAGGCTGCCATTTAGTGGTGATATCACCTAGAGGCTGCCATTTAGTGGAGATATCACCTAGAGGCTGCCATTTAGTGGTGATATCACCTAGAGGCTGCCATTTAGTGGTGATATCACCTAGAGGCTGCCATTTAGTGGAGATATCACCTAGAGGCTGCCATTTAGTGGTGATGTCACCTAGAGGCTGCCATTTAGTGGTGATATCACCTAGAGGCTGCCATTTAGTGGTGATATCACCTAGAGGCTGCCATTTAGTGGAGATATCACCTAGAGGCTGCCATTTAGTGGTGATGTCACCTAGAGGCTGCCATTTAGTGGTGATATCACCTAGAGGCTGCCATTTAGTGGAGATATCACCTAGAGGCTGCCATTTAGTGGTGATGTCACCTAGAGGCTGCCATTTAGTGGTGATGTCACCTAGAGGCTGCCATTTAGTGGTGATATCACCTAGAGGCTGCCATTTAGTGGAGATATCACCTAGAGGCTGCCATTTAGTGGAGATATCACCTAGAGACTGCCATTTAGTGGAGATATCACCTAGAGGCTGCCATTTAGTGGTGATATCACCAAGAGGCTGCCATTTAGTGGTGATATCACCTAGAGGCTGCCATTTAGTGGTGATATCACTTAGAGGCTGCCATTTAGTGGTGATGTCACCAAGAGGCTGCCATTTAGTGGAGATATCACCTAGAGGCTGCCATTTAGTGAAGATATCACCTAGAGGCTGCCATTTAGTGGTGATGTCACCAAGAGGCTGCCATTTAGTGGTGATGTCACCAAGAGGCTGCCATTTAGTGGAGATATCACCTAGAGGCTGCCATTTAGTGAAGATATCACCTAGAGGCTGCCATTTAGTGGTGATGTCACCTAGAGGCTGCCATTTAGTGGAGATATCACCTAGAGGCTGCCATTTAGTGGTGATATCACCTAGAGGCTGCCATTTAGTGGTGATATCACCTAGAGGCTGCCATTTAGTGGTGATATCACCTAGAGGCTGCCATTTAGTGGTGATATCACCTAGAGGCTGCCATTTAGTGGTGATATCACCTAGAGGCTGCCATTTAGTGGAGATATCACATAGAGGCTGCCATTTAGTGGAGATACCCCCTAGAGGCTGCCATTTAGTGGAGATATCCCCTAGTATATGATGTAATGTATCATCACAGTGTGTTTATGAATCCTAGAGATATCCCCTAGTATATGATGTAATGTATCATCACAGTGTGTTTATGAATCCTAAAGGAGATATCCCCTAGTATATGATGTAATGTATCATCACAGTGTGTTTATGAATCCTAGAGATATCCCCTAGTATATGATGTAATGTATCATCACAGTGTGTTTATGAATCCTAAAGGAGATATCCCCTAGTATATGATGTAATGTATCATCACAGTGTGTTTATGAATCCTAAAGGAGATATCCCCTAGTATATGTTGTAATGTATCATCACAGTGTGTTTATGAATCCTAAAGGAGATATCCCCTAGTAGATGTTGTAATGTATCATCACAGTGTGTTTATGAATCCTAAAGGAGATATCACCTAGTATATGATGTAATGTATCATCACAGTGTGTTTATGAATCCTAGAGATATCCCCTAGTATATGATGTAATGTATCATCACAGTGTGTTTATGAATCCTAGAGATATCCCCTAGTATATGATGTAATGTATCATCACAGTGTGTTTATGAATCCTAAAGGAGATATCCCCTAGTATATGATGTAATGTATCATCACAGTGTGTTTATGAATCCTAAAGGAGATATCCCCTAGTATATGATGTAATGTATCATCACAGTGTGTTTATGAATCCTAGAGATATCCCCTAGTATATGATGTAATGTATCATCACAGTGTGTTTATGAATCCTAAAGGAGATATCCCCTAGtatatgttgttatgtatcatcgTCATAGAGACCATTTTTCTTTTCTATGACACAAAATAATTACTTTTTTTATTATTTCATTTTCATTCATAAGATACAATAAATTACTATTTGCACTGATTTCTTTAACTTACCCAGAGAGTGTTGGACTTTCAAAATAATGGCTGCCAATTTAATAAAAAGCTGTTTCCCTATTATGGAATATATATTGTCAACTAcagatatttaaatatatatatatatatatatatatatatatatatatatatatatatatatatatatatatatatatatatatataattcattATGCAAGTTTCACATACTGGAGTCTTAAACCATGTAGCAGAAACTGTTCTGCCTCACAATTTAACTACTGTTCAGACTCTGGGCACATGATGAACATACGGAACCTGATTCACTATTTAAAATCATTAAACAAAATTTTAAATGTCAACTTTTGATTTGAGTAATGTAAGTATTTTACATTCTGGCCTCTTTAAGAAATAAATATGTTCTCAGTTGTTTTTAAGATtaaaaataattaacaaaaaaaaaaaaatctcagcCAATATTTTTTTTAAGACAATTATATTACCTTTTTAGAGATTGATTTTGTCTTTCGACTTTCATTGAACGATAAATGTACACCCAACGTAACATCCATCTAACCTATcgggaaaaaaataaaataaaaaataaaacacaaccAGAGTTAACATCAAGAAGAAAAAACAACGTAACGAGAGTGTCCTATTGGCCGGTCTCACTGATGCATCCTGGGATGTATAGTCTGTGTTTGCGTGCTCATAAAATCAAGCCTTGCGGATATGGATTAGATACTGACTGTAGACTGGCAGAGAAAGGGGCCCCACCGTGAGAGGGGGCGTAGAGGGTTTTCTAGGAGTGTTTTAGGGACGCCGGTGAGTGCCGGCGCAGGCCGTCCTACGGCAGTAGCAGATGGAGCCGAACATTCTGGGGTAGCGGGTATCGCAGGGGTCGCAGCAGGGCAGCGTGTTACCCAGACAGGACTGCTGGTGGGGGATACAGCGACGGGGAGAACGCATGGCCCTGCTCTGCAGCTGCATCGCCTCAGCAACATCCTGGTGGATGGACAGacgagacagaacacagacagggCCAATGTTagacagtggagggagggagggagggaggggacccATTACAGCAGGGCAGCGTGTTGAAGAAGAGGTACTAGCAGGTTTCTACAGCAGGGCAGCGTGTTGAAGAAGGGGTACTAGCAGGTTTCTACAGCAGGGCAGCGTGTTGAAGAAGAGGTACTAGCAGGTTTCTACAGCAGGGCAGCGTGTTGAAGAAGAGGTACTAGCAGGTTTCTACAGCAGGGCAGCGTGTTGAAGAAGAGGTACTAGCAGGTTTCTACAGCAGGGCAGCGTGTTGAAGAAGAGGTACTAGCAGGTTTCTACAGCAGGGCAGCGTGTTGCCCAGACAGGACTGCTGGTGAGGGGATACAGTGACAGGGAGAACTCATGGCTCTGCTCCCACAGCTGCACAGCCTCAGCCTGGTGGAATGCATGACCCAACCAGTTAGCCTGGTCCGACCCAGAAGGAGCCAGAGGGCAGGAGCCTCTGTTTCTatagcgtgaggcagcttgatgttgCTTTGATGTACAAGTACAGCCTCTGGACAGAATGTTAGACAGTAgacaccacacatacagacagacagtagacaccacacatacagacagacagatggacacacacacatacagacagacagtagacaccacacatacagacagacagatggacacacacacatacagacagacagatggacacacacatacagacagacagtagacaccacacatacagacagacagatggacacacacacatacagacagacagtagacaccacacatacagacagacagatggacacacacacatacagacagacagtagacaccacacatacagacagacagtagacaccacacatacagacagacagatggacacacacacatacagacagacagatggaccacacatacagacagacagatggacacacacacatacagacagacagtggacaccacacatacagacagacagatggacacacacaaatacagacagacagtagacaccacacatacagacagacagatggacacacacacatacagacagacagtagacaccacacatacagacagacagatggacacacacacatacagacagacagtagacacaacacatatagacagacagatggacacacacatacagacagacagtagacaccacacatacagacagacagtagacaccacacatacagacagacagatggacacacacacatacagacagacagtagacaccacacatacagacagacagatggacacacacacatacagacagacagtagacaccacacatacagacagacagtagacaccacacatacagacagacagatggacacacatacagacagacagtagacaccacacatacagacagacagtagacaccacacatacagacagacagatggacacacacacatacagacagacagtagacaccacacatacagacagacagtagacaccacacatatagacagacagatggacacacacacgcacacgtttgttttactatcattgtggggaccaaacaactGATTCTCATTCAAAATCCATTTTCCCCAAACTCTTAAcataacccctaactcctaaccctaaaccttaacccctagctcctaactcctaaccctaaaccttaaccaatagctcctaactcctaacccttaactcctaacccttaacccctaacccctacctccttaccttaactcctaaccctaaccctaacctctaacccctaactcctaaccttagcccttaactcctaactctaactcctaactcctaaccctaactcttaaacctaaccctaactcctaaccctaactcttaaacctaaccttaacctctaacccctaactcctaaccttagcccttaactcctaactctaactcctaactcctaaccctaactcttacaCCTAACCCCAACTCCTACCCCTAACtcttaaacctaaacctaaccctaactcctaactcttaaacctaaccctaactcttaaacctaactctaactcctaaccctaactcttaaacctaaacctaaccctaactcctaaccctaactcttaaacctaaccctaactcctaagcCTAACtcttaaacctaaacctaaccctaactcctaaccctaactcctaaccctaactcttaaacctaaacctaaacctaaccctaactcctaaccctaactcccaaccctaactcttaaccctaactcttaaacctaaacctaaacctaaccctaactcctaaacctaactcctaaccctaactcttaaacctaaacctaaacctaaccctaactcctaaacctaaacctaaccctaactcctaaccctaactcctaaccctaactcttaaacctaacccttaacctctaacccctaactcctaaccttagcccttaactcctaactctaactcctaactcctaaccctaactcttacaCCTAACCCCAACTCCTACCCCTAACtcttaaacctaaacctaaccctaactcctaactcttaaacctaaccctaactcttaaacctaaacctaaccctaactcctaaccctaactcttaaacctaaccctaactcctaagcCTAACtcttaaacctaaacctaaccctaactcctaaccctaactcctaaccctaactcttaaacctaaacctaaacctaaccctaactcctaaccctaactcctaaccctaactcttaaccctaactcttaaacctaaacctaaacctaactcctaaccctaactcttaaacctaaacctaaacctaaccctaactcctaaacctaaacctaaccctaactcctaaccctaactcctaaccctaactcttaaccctaactcttaaacctaaacctaaacctaaccctaactcctaaacctaaacctaaccctaactcctaaccctaactcctaaccctaactcttaaacctaacccttaacctaaccaccTAAGCCTTAAATAGCACACTGGCGAAGTGTCTGAATGTCCCTTCTTTTTACTATCCTTGGTAGAACGTCTGGTCTCCATAAGTACACAGTAGTGAACCCTAAACACACTGGTGTTCTACAccagtggacaaaacattaaggacaccacCTTAATGTTGAGTtgtacccccaccccccaccacctgtctcctccacttcatctacactggctGAAGTGGCATCGATAAGGGATCATaggtttcacctggattcacctggtcagtcgtaGTAAGGTGTTTCGTAAACTCAGTGTACATCAACTCACATGATGTtcccacctggattcacctggtcagtcgtaGAAAGGTGTTTCGTAAACTCAGTGTACACCAACTCACATGATGTTCCAGCCGTAAAAACATGTTGCACGCTGTCATACACAACGAGTAATGATTTAAATAGTATATTGATCCACCTCATCGTAGGTTTCCATGTCCATCAgcagctcctcctccttctcctcttcctcctcagacACTAAGCGAAAACCAACAGGATCCCCTCTAGAGAGAGAGCCTTTACCTGAGGGGAGAAACGAAaggtcaatcaatcaattaatcaatcaatcagaatGGGATCGTCTCCTAGAGACGGAATGACTTCAATCGAAACGTTAGCCGGCTAACTGACTGATCCAGCTTTCTGGAACAATCCACTGCTAACTGACTGATCCAGCTTTCTGGAACAATCCACTGCTAACTGACTGATCCAGCTTTCTGGAACAATCCACTGCTAACTGACTGATCCAGCTTTCTGGAACAATCCACTGCTAACTGACTGATCCAGCTTTCTGGAACAATCCACTGCTAACTGACTGATCCAGCTTTCTGGAACAATCCTCTGCTAACTGACTGATCCAGCTTTCTGGAACAATCCACTGCTAACTGACTGATCCAGCTTTCTGGAACAATCCACTGTTCTTTCTCACCTGGACAGTAATCACCGTCTACCTAATTACAgaaaatgcaacaacaaaaaaaactaacCTATATCGGAGAGGAAGGAGTCGTCGGTGCGTCTGAGGCCGGGATGGGAGTCGTCTAGACGAACGTTTCCATGAACCAGTCCTGTAGCCAGCTGGATCAGGCACAGGGTCCAGCAGTATGGGAATACTGAGTTGACCATGCTGATACACTACAACGCTTCACTGAGTGCTGCTTCACTGAGTGCTGCTTCACTAACGGCTGCTTCACTGAGTGCTGCTTCACTGAGTGCTGCTTCACTGAGTGCTGCTTCACTGAGTGCTGCTTCACTGATGGCTGCTTCACTGCTTCACTGAGTGCTGCTTCACTGAGTGCTGCTTCACTGAGTGCTGCTTCACTGATGGCTGCTTCACTGAGTGCTGCTTCACTGAGTGCTGCTTCACTGAGTGCTGCTTCACTGAGTGCTGCTTCACCGACGGCTGCTTCACTGAGGAAGAGAGCTGAGGAAGAGCCATGCATAGATGGGGGTTATGTCATTACAGTTAAATAACTTTGTTGTTTTGCCTAAAATCATTGACAAAGGACATTCATTCTAAATGTTTGAGGTATTCTACACAGTCTCTTTTCAAAAACTTAAATATTAAATTCTGTTTGAGCTATTTTAACCGTAATACACTGCAAAACAGCCTATTTGATTGTGATCTACAAGTGATGTGTAGAGATCTGAGAGAGTTGCAGATATTGTCATAATTTCTCCTCAAGCATTGTAACCGTTGGAACATCAgagaactacacacacacacacacacacacacacacacacacacacacacacacacacacacacacacacacacacacacacacacacacacacacacacacacacacacacacacacacacacacacacagacacagacacagacacagacacagacacacacacacacacacacacacacacacacacacacacacacacacacacacacacacacacacacacacacacacacacacacacacacacacacacacacacacagaccacaacAGCAGTTACATTAGACAAAGTGTCCAGTTGTTTGCGCTTGGCTGAACCTCAGAGGAACATACAGTATTAGATATTAGACAAGTCacatttgtttttgtgtgtgtgtgtgtgtgtgtgtgtgtgtgtgtgtgtgtgtgtgtgtgtgtgtgtgtgtgtgtgtgtgtgtgtgtgtgtgtgtgtgtgtgtgtgtgtgtgtgtgtgtgtgtgtgtgtgtgtgtgtgtgtgtgtgtgtgtgtgtgtgtgtgtgtgaatgtgagagagagagaaagagcgaataagagagagttagaaagacagaggacagaaagacagggagacagagagagagatacagagaaagagagagagatagatagagagagagagacagagagagatagagagagacctgagagagatagagagagacctgagagagatagagacagagttagaggcagagagagatagagatggagagagaaagcaacaaagaggaagaccgagagagacacagagagagatacaaggaaagagagacacagagagagatacaaggaaagagagacacagagagagatacaaggaaagagagacagagagagagagagacagagagagagatagagatagagaaagagacggagagagagacagagagagatagagaaagagacagagagacagagagagagagcctgagggagacagcgagagacacagagagatacagagaaaagggagacagagacagagagagagaaacacacagagcagcTACTGGGTTGTTCAGCTCACCTGTGGCTCCGTGGACTCCTGTGTCTGCGAGTGATCCTCCCATGGTGAGACCAAGAGTCTCTTTATAAAGATGCcctgaggagggaaggagggaggaggtaaggagggatgagggaggccAGCCCACAGCAGCAgctacatgggggggggggtgaagaggaggaggaggaggaagaggaggagtgctCACAGTCATGGGCCTTTTCTCAATTGCAAAAACCCtgcgtcctctcttctctctactcgtCTCCTTATCAAAACCCATTAGTGGAGAAGGTGAGAGGGGTGGGAGTATGCAATTGATAAACGCATAGCGTTGCCTAGCTCTCTTCAGCCCAGGGTCGTAGTCATAAGCGTCCACAGTAGCAAAACGCTTTGCAATGGACAATGAAAatgagtgtttcttattggacacgtTTAGGtcgtccctccctgtttcagaccGTTTTCTTCTTgcttggttcctagtgaataggAGAGTAGTGGGCAGAAGGAGTGGTCATAGAGATAGTCAGTGTGGTCTCGGtctgccaaaccctctcctaactcggacgaagctgggccaaatgtgcgccgTCTCATAGGTCTCCCAGTCATGGCCAGCTGTGACACAGGCTGGGGATTGAACCCGGGTCTTTAgtaacgcctcaagcactgcgatgccttagaccgctgcgccactcgggaagctGCCGCAGATCGATTTTAACAAacaattgccccccccccccaaaatatgaGGCCCTCCGTTGAATTTAAAAATCCCGAAGTGGCCCTCGAGCCAAAAAGTTTGCCCAATCCTGCTCTAGTCTATCCTAGTGTTGATGTCAGGAGAGGTTCAAAGCCTTGTTGGTAAAACATGCTCTAGTCTATCTTAGGGCAATCAGGTAGCCACAGTCATAATAACTGTTGTCATTATAATGAGCTGGTCTCTCTACATTTGGACATATTTTGATAGTTTTAACATTTAATAAATCATTATGGACAGGTTAGTGTCTATAGTCTCTACATCATTATGGACAGGTTAGTGTCTATAGTTTCTACATCATTATGGACAGGTTAGTGTCTATAGTCTCTACATCATTATGGACAGGTTAGTGTCTATAGTTTCTACATCATTATGGACAGGTTAGTGTCTATAGTCTCTACATCATTATGGACAGGTTAGTGTCTATAGTCTCTACATCATTATGGACAGGTTAGTGTCTATAGTCTCTACATCATTATGGACAGGTTAGTGTCTATAGTCTCTACATCATTATGGACAGGTTAGTGTCTATAGTTTCCCATCATTATGGAAGGTTAGTGTCTTTCTCTACATCATTATGGTCATTAGTGTATCATACATAGTTTTAAATCATTATGGACAGGTTAGTGTCTATAGTCTTTACATTTTTATGGACAGGTTAGTGTCTATAGTCTCTACATCATTATGGACAGGTTAGTGTCTACTATACATCATTATAGTTAGTGTCTACTATACATCATTATGGACAGGTTAGTGTCTATAGTCTCTACATCATTATGGACAGGTTAGTGTCTATAGTCTCTCCATCATTATGGACAGGTTAGTGTCTATAGTCTCTAATCATTATGGACAGGTTGTGTCTATAGTCTCTACATCATTATAGTTTAGTGTGTACTATCAGATGAAATAATGTGTTTTCTTATAGGATTGGTCATAACATACATTGTACAACAGCCTTGCATAATATTTATAGAATGTGTacaatataatatatagatgtgtactatgcatatatatataggtgtgtactataatatatagatgtgtactataatatatagatgtgtactataatatatagatgtgtactatgtATAATATATAGGTGTgtactactataatatatagatgtgtactatgcataatatatagatgtgtactataatatatagatgtgtactatgtATAATATGTAGATGTGTACTATGTATAATATATAGATTTGTGTACTatgtataatatatagatgtgtactataatatatagatgtgtactataatatatagatgtgtactataatatatagatgtgtactataatatatagatgtgtactatataatatatagatgtgtactatgtataatatatagatgtgtactataatatatagatgtgtactataatatatagatgtatactatgtataatatatagatgtgtactataatatatagatgtgtactataatatatagatgtgtactataatatatagatgtgtactataatatatagatgtgtactatgcATAATATATAGGTGTGTACTatgtataatatatagatgtgtactataatatatagatgtgtactataatatatagatgtgtactataatatatagatgtgtactatgtataatatatagatgtgtactataatatatagatgtgtactataatatatagatgtgtactataatatatagatgtgtactatgtataatatatagatgtgtactataatatatagatgtgtactataatatatagatgtgtactataatatatagatgtgtactatgcATAATATATAGGTGTGTACTatgtataatatatagatgtgtactataatatataggtGTGTACTatgtataatatatagatgtgtactataatatatagatgtgtactataatatatagatgtgtactataatatatagatgtgtactatgcataatatatagatgtgtactatgcATAATATATAGGTGTGTACTatgtataatatatagatgtgtactataatatatagatgtgtactatgcATAATATATAGGTGTGTACTatgtataatatatagatgtgtactataatatatagatgtgtactataatatatagatgtgtactatgcATAATATATAggtgtgtactataatatatagatgtgtactataatatatagatgtgtactatgcataatatatagatgtgtactataatatatagatgtgtactataatatatagatgtgtactataatatatagatgtgtactatgtataatatatagatgtgtactataatatatagatgtgtactataatatatagatgtgtactatgtataatatatagatgtgtactataatatataggtGTGTACTATgcataatatatagatgtgtactataatatatagatgtgtactataatatatagatgtgtactatgcATAATATATAggtgtgtactataatatatagatgtgtactataatatatagatgtgtactataatatatagatgtatactataatatatagatgtgtactataatatatagatgtgtactatgtataatatatagatgtgtactataatatatagatgtgtactataatatatagatgtgtactatgtataatatatagatgtgtactataatatatagatgtgtactataatatatagatgtgtactatgcATAATATATAggtgtgtactataatatatagatgtgt includes:
- the LOC124034991 gene encoding agouti-related protein-like gives rise to the protein MVNSVFPYCWTLCLIQLATGLVHGNVRLDDSHPGLRRTDDSFLSDIGKGSLSRGDPVGFRLVSEEEEEKEEELLMDMETYDEDVAEAMQLQSRAMRSPRRCIPHQQSCLGNTLPCCDPCDTRYPRMFGSICYCRRTACAGTHRRP